From the Desulfovibrio sp. JY genome, one window contains:
- the clcA gene encoding H(+)/Cl(-) exchange transporter ClcA yields MPETGPHSRWMPRSLRQFEVMNRKLAPIFLVAALTGAATGGIAAALLRSVSLVDAGRAALAGAAEAAFGGGAAVSMLLSAAMTVGAVALVRFFAPEAAGSGIQEIEGTLEGLRALRPGRVLPVKLAGGILSLGSGLSLGREGPTIHMGGALGRLLGRLCRQSDPQVLHSLVAAGAAAGLAAAFNAPLAGILFVMEEMRREFHFNFVSFHCVVIAAVVADVMVRLLLNAGPAIAMTVFPVPHVQSLWLFFLFGVLLGGVGVVFNRLLLASLRRVDRAAVRWPWLFALAVGAAFGLIAWFYPDLAGGGYHVLHHALTGQVAVALLVLLFVCRFAGTLFCYATSAPGGIFAPMLALGTLLGMAFGQLAVGLGLTTFPGMFAVAGMGALFAATVRAPLTGMVLIMEMTRNYALTLPLLVTCIASVVTAETLGGRPIYSLLLDRTLRREQDTAASR; encoded by the coding sequence ATGCCGGAAACCGGGCCCCATAGCCGCTGGATGCCGCGCTCCCTGCGGCAGTTCGAGGTCATGAACCGCAAACTGGCCCCCATCTTTCTGGTGGCGGCGCTCACCGGCGCGGCCACGGGAGGCATCGCGGCGGCGCTTTTGCGCAGCGTCTCCCTTGTCGACGCCGGCCGGGCGGCGCTTGCCGGCGCGGCCGAAGCGGCCTTTGGCGGCGGAGCCGCCGTTTCCATGCTCCTCTCGGCGGCCATGACGGTCGGCGCGGTGGCCCTGGTGCGCTTTTTCGCCCCCGAAGCGGCCGGCAGCGGCATCCAGGAGATCGAAGGCACCCTCGAGGGCCTGCGGGCGCTGCGTCCCGGCCGGGTGCTGCCGGTGAAGCTCGCCGGCGGCATCCTCTCCCTCGGCAGCGGCCTTTCCCTGGGCCGCGAGGGGCCGACCATCCATATGGGCGGGGCGCTCGGCCGGCTGCTCGGCCGGCTGTGCCGCCAGAGCGACCCGCAAGTGCTGCATTCGCTGGTGGCCGCGGGTGCGGCCGCCGGGCTGGCCGCCGCCTTCAACGCCCCCCTGGCCGGCATTCTCTTCGTGATGGAGGAGATGCGCCGCGAGTTCCACTTCAATTTCGTTTCGTTTCACTGCGTGGTCATCGCCGCTGTGGTCGCCGACGTGATGGTGCGGCTGCTCCTCAACGCCGGCCCGGCCATCGCCATGACGGTCTTCCCCGTGCCCCATGTGCAAAGCCTGTGGCTCTTTTTCCTGTTCGGCGTGCTGCTTGGCGGCGTGGGTGTGGTGTTCAACCGCCTGCTTCTGGCCTCGCTCAGGCGGGTGGACCGGGCGGCCGTACGCTGGCCCTGGCTCTTCGCCCTGGCCGTCGGCGCGGCCTTCGGGCTGATCGCCTGGTTCTATCCCGATCTCGCCGGCGGCGGCTACCATGTGCTCCACCACGCGCTGACCGGACAGGTGGCGGTCGCCTTGCTCGTGCTGCTTTTCGTCTGCCGTTTCGCCGGGACCCTTTTTTGCTACGCGACCAGCGCGCCGGGCGGCATTTTCGCGCCCATGCTGGCGCTCGGCACACTGCTCGGCATGGCCTTCGGCCAGCTCGCCGTGGGGCTCGGGCTGACCACCTTTCCCGGCATGTTCGCCGTGGCCGGCATGGGGGCGCTTTTCGCGGCCACGGTGCGCGCGCCGCTGACCGGCATGGTGCTCATCATGGAAATGACCCGTAATTACGCCCTGACCCTGCCCTTGCTCGTGACCTGCATCGCCTCGGTGGTCACGGCCGAGACCCTGGGCGGCCGGCCGATCTACTCGCTGCTCCTGGACCGCACCCTGCGCCGGGAACAGGACACGGCGGCGTCCCGGTAA
- the rpmH gene encoding 50S ribosomal protein L34, with translation MSKKTYQPSKIRRKRTHGFLVRSRSKNGQAILRRRRAKGRKRLAV, from the coding sequence ATGAGCAAGAAAACATACCAGCCGAGCAAGATCCGCAGAAAACGCACGCATGGCTTCCTGGTTCGCTCCAGGAGCAAAAACGGTCAGGCCATCCTGCGCCGCCGTCGGGCCAAGGGTCGCAAACGTCTGGCGGTCTAG
- the yidC gene encoding membrane protein insertase YidC, producing the protein MENKRVILAVVLSLVVLVGWNFLFPTKPPVHKTETTTQTQAPAPDKTVPGKTQAKAPAAEALATFAPTPGKTLTVDTPLYTAVFNSSGGLLSRFSLKQYRQTIADNSPLVDLINEKAHAKAPLGLILNGAPTWQNVEWSVQGGDVTIDASGTASVTFVGRMGEIIIKRVLTFSGASYLIDEKLSLSNTGANPVRDRLSMTVAVDRLSAEGDSYNPTQAAFYDTSGLELFNSEKKLAEGIADEKPVEWGAIMSNYFLVGVIPDTKDLLGKAKIEDGLFRLAVDKDGIEIPAGGSQDLSISYYLGPKAPKYLAMAPHHLSAAIDYGWFDFIAKPLLKLLRFFYDYVGNYGVAIILLTVLIKAIFWPLSHKSYKSMEQMKKLQPMLSQLREKYKEDRQKMNEEMMQLYKTYKVNPAGGCLPMVVQIPVFFGLYQALLHSIELRHAAFITYLPFTHMIWLADLSAKDPYYITPLIMGATMFLQQKMTPAPGDPTQAKIMLLMPVIFTFMFLNFPSGLVVYWLVNNVISIAQQYWMLNKKHS; encoded by the coding sequence ATGGAAAACAAACGCGTAATCCTGGCCGTGGTTCTCTCCCTTGTCGTCCTGGTGGGTTGGAACTTCCTGTTTCCGACCAAGCCCCCGGTCCATAAGACCGAAACCACGACGCAAACCCAGGCTCCCGCACCTGACAAAACCGTCCCCGGGAAAACCCAGGCGAAGGCGCCGGCGGCCGAAGCCCTTGCCACTTTCGCCCCCACCCCCGGCAAGACACTGACCGTGGACACCCCCCTGTACACGGCCGTTTTCAACAGCTCCGGCGGGCTGCTCTCCCGGTTCTCCCTCAAGCAGTACCGTCAGACCATTGCCGACAATTCCCCCCTGGTCGACCTCATAAACGAAAAGGCGCACGCCAAGGCGCCTCTGGGCCTCATCCTCAACGGCGCGCCGACCTGGCAGAACGTGGAGTGGTCCGTCCAGGGCGGCGACGTCACCATCGACGCCTCGGGGACCGCCTCCGTGACCTTCGTTGGCCGCATGGGCGAGATCATCATCAAGCGCGTCCTGACCTTTTCCGGCGCAAGCTACCTCATCGATGAAAAGCTCTCCCTGTCCAACACCGGAGCCAACCCGGTGCGCGACCGCCTGTCCATGACCGTGGCCGTGGACCGCCTCTCGGCCGAGGGCGACAGCTACAACCCCACCCAGGCCGCCTTCTACGACACCTCGGGCCTGGAGCTTTTTAACAGCGAGAAGAAGCTGGCCGAGGGCATCGCCGATGAAAAGCCGGTGGAGTGGGGCGCCATCATGAGCAACTACTTCCTGGTGGGCGTGATTCCCGACACCAAGGACCTGCTCGGCAAGGCCAAGATCGAGGACGGGCTTTTCCGCCTGGCCGTGGACAAGGACGGCATCGAGATTCCGGCCGGCGGCAGCCAGGACCTCTCCATCAGCTACTACCTCGGCCCCAAGGCCCCGAAGTACCTGGCCATGGCCCCGCATCACCTGTCCGCGGCCATCGACTACGGCTGGTTCGACTTCATCGCCAAGCCGCTGCTCAAACTTCTGCGCTTCTTCTACGACTACGTCGGCAACTACGGCGTGGCCATCATCCTTTTGACCGTGCTCATCAAGGCAATCTTCTGGCCGCTTTCCCATAAGAGCTACAAGTCCATGGAGCAGATGAAAAAGCTCCAGCCGATGCTCTCGCAGCTGCGGGAGAAGTATAAGGAAGACCGCCAGAAGATGAATGAAGAGATGATGCAGCTCTACAAGACCTACAAGGTCAACCCGGCCGGCGGCTGTCTGCCCATGGTCGTGCAGATCCCGGTCTTCTTCGGCCTTTACCAGGCCTTGCTGCACTCCATCGAACTGCGGCACGCGGCGTTTATTACCTACTTGCCCTTTACGCACATGATCTGGCTCGCCGACCTCTCGGCCAAGGATCCGTACTACATCACGCCGCTCATCATGGGCGCGACCATGTTCCTGCAGCAGAAAATGACCCCGGCTCCGGGCGATCCCACCCAGGCCAAGATCATGCTGCTCATGCCCGTGATCTTCACCTTCATGTTCCTCAACTTCCCCTCTGGTTTGGTTGTGTACTGGCTGGTCAACAATGTCATTTCCATCGCCCAGCAATACTGGATGCTCAACAAGAAGCACTCGTGA
- the yidD gene encoding membrane protein insertion efficiency factor YidD produces MRSALIWVITFYRLALSPLKPPCCRFVPTCSEYAIEALERFGVLRGGLLALWRLLRCHPLARGGLDPVPQAPWPRPRAPREASPLRRTHTHRRDLKDNGKQTRNPGRGSLPCRPGGLELPVSDQAPGP; encoded by the coding sequence ATGCGAAGCGCCCTCATCTGGGTCATAACCTTCTATCGGCTTGCCCTCTCGCCCCTTAAGCCGCCATGCTGCCGCTTCGTGCCCACCTGCTCCGAATACGCCATCGAGGCCCTGGAGCGGTTCGGCGTGCTGCGGGGCGGGCTGCTCGCCCTGTGGCGGCTTTTACGTTGCCATCCCCTGGCCCGGGGCGGTCTCGACCCTGTTCCCCAAGCACCCTGGCCGCGCCCGAGAGCGCCTCGAGAAGCGTCCCCCCTACGACGCACCCACACTCATCGACGGGATTTGAAGGACAATGGAAAACAAACGCGTAATCCTGGCCGTGGTTCTCTCCCTTGTCGTCCTGGTGGGTTGGAACTTCCTGTTTCCGACCAAGCCCCCGGTCCATAA
- a CDS encoding DsrE family protein, protein MKRLFVMITTNNPDKATRAAQFAKLAGDSLAGMMLVDDGVYLAIPETLDRVRAVTGDDFAGHLAALPKVPLLVCKPCCAARGIAAEDLHPSFRIGTGVDAMAVILEDDVTTLTF, encoded by the coding sequence ATGAAACGCCTTTTCGTGATGATCACCACCAACAACCCCGACAAGGCCACCCGGGCCGCCCAATTCGCCAAACTGGCCGGCGACTCCCTGGCCGGCATGATGCTGGTGGACGACGGCGTGTACCTCGCCATCCCGGAAACCCTCGACCGGGTCAGGGCCGTCACCGGCGACGACTTCGCCGGGCACTTGGCCGCCCTGCCCAAGGTCCCCCTGCTCGTCTGCAAACCCTGCTGCGCGGCCCGGGGCATCGCCGCCGAGGACCTGCACCCGTCCTTCAGGATCGGCACCGGCGTGGACGCCATGGCCGTCATCCTCGAGGACGACGTCACCACGCTGACCTTCTAG